The Dyella sp. 2HG41-7 sequence ATGTCCACATTGGATCATTCCCTCGAGCTTGATCCCAATCAAGACAATGGCCTTAATTGGCGAGTGGCCGAAATTACTGAAGCCTCAGGAGCAGATGCGGCACGCGCGTTCCTGAGTGGCTTAGCTCAACGCCCCGATGCTTGGAGGCCACAACTATTGTTGGGGCAACTCGCTATCAACGCAGGTCAACAAAAAGACGGATTGGTTTGGTTCGATCAAGCATTGAACCAAGCGCCGCACGGCGCGGACGTAATGCTGGTCGTGAGCGGTGAACTCGGTCGGCAGGGTCTGCTCAACGATTTGGTCCAGCGCGTCGCTCCAATCTATGACGAACACCGTGATGACATCCGAGTCGGCTATAACTTGCTGCAAGCGTATGTGGATCTCGGTGACGCTTCGACTGGGGCTGCGCTGTTGGAGCGGTTGTTCGCCCTTGGACAGCCGGCCTTTGCAAACCACTTACAGGACTTCGCGAAGACATTCGACGATATGATCAAGCAGGGGCCGAAAGTTCTAAATCGGGCGCCTGAAATTTCCATCCTGCAGATGGAGTTGCCGCCTTGGTTGCTCGGCATGGAAGGAATGGAATGGGCTGCTCCGTCTCGAGGTCGCGACCATCCACGAGTAGCTGTACTTCCATTGGCAGCAGTCGATGAGTTATCTGGAGACGTTGCTCGCAGCGGACGGGAAGACGAGCGAGGCAGATTATCGCGCGCGCTTCCTCTGTTTATTCTTGAGCAACTTATCTTTTGCAGCGATTTGAATGCCGCATTGAACCTGCCAGTCGCGGATGGCCATGGACTGGTGATGTTCGGGGGTGCAGTAGACGACGAGCAACTCGAACTTATGGCGGGGGACTTCGATCTCGTCGTCGAAGGTGAAGTTTCTCAATCTGAAGACGGTTTTAAAATCGTCTGCCGACTGAGAAAACTAAGTGATTTGTCGACCCTGAAACGAGTGGAGCGACATTTCAAAGACGAGGAGATCGGACATTCCTTGATGATCATGTCAGGCGAGGTATTGGCAGCAATCGGTGTTGCTGCTTCAACGTCTATTGAGCCCAGGGTCCCCATCTATGCGCTTCCCGCTACGCGCACGAACGAATATCTGAGTGCACTAGGGCAGTACTTAGCTATGACTTTGGCCTGTTCCGCCAACGCGCGAGATTCCCTTTATGGCGAGCGCAATATCTACGGTTGGCTGCAGACCCTGGCCGTGTCAATTCCAGACAACGAGCCGGCCCAATTCATGTACTTCACGGCCCTTGCCAAGGGGCGTCGCATGAAATCACCCATCGTCGATGAATTTGAGCGCCCAGCTGTCCAGCGGATGCGAGATTTGGTTCGTGCCGGACGTTACTCGGCGAGACTGCTGCCCCTCCTAGCAGCGGTCTATCCAAACAATACTGAGCTCGGTGATTTGCTCGCTTCGGCGAAACCACCTGAAGATGAATCGTATTCTGCGTGGTGCGGTCGCCTGCCAAGCGTATTTCCATTGACGCCAAATTCGCCTTCTAAGTTCTAGTTCCGCTCATTTCATTAGGTGCAATGAAGCAACAAACTATCGCCGACGGGTTAAGCGAATGAATTTGTCTGGTTGGGATGGGGTCGTTGCGATTCTGAGGTGTCCGCTTTGGGTCGAAAGCAGACATTTCATATTAATCAAATACGAGTGTTCTTCATCCATTTGTAGTCTGCGGTTGGACTAATTTTCTTAGCAATGCTTCGAGCACTCATTTGCTGTGCCACATATCGAACCGCCTCATCACGGCATGATCGCGGCCACCACGCTGGTGGGGCTAGCGCAAACCGCTTGGTATTACCGATTAGCAATAACGGACCCATCGCAGAATATTCTGCGGATGAAATATCGCCCCAAGAAATTTGCCACTTGCCAAGCTTGGACGAGTAGGAAAGAGACTCGCCGCTAATTGTGTATGCACCACTAGCCGCGGCCAAATATAAAGAACCCAAGACAAGAGCTGAAAAAAATAGCGCTGCCGCATGGCTGCCAGAAGTGAATGAGCCCACTACGCCTATCGCGGAAAAGGCACATCCGCCGAAAGCCACTCGCCGATAAGTACGCATGTCAATGTAAATTTCGGTCATATCAATTCCTTTTCCCAAATGTCTGTATATGGACTCCTCCCCTTTGCCAAGCGTCCCGTAGCGGCGGCTACTTTCCATCACGCAAGCCTTTGTTTGACTTTATTTGCTTTGGATCGCGCCGGGCATCGCCACAAGAAGCGTGCTGGACTGTCCCGGTATACACGCTACTTGTTTTCAGCCCTGGATTTGCGGGCAGTGGTGCATAGCCTCGATTGGGCAGTACTACCTCGGTGACTGCTGCGCCATTTCCAGGGCTTGCATAACCGCCTTGGCCACCGCATTCGGCTGATCGATCTGGATGTCATGCGAGGTATCTGGAACGTGCGCCAGCGTGCCGCGGGAGGAGGTGGCGACGATCTGCGCCTGCGTGTGGGCCCGGGCTTCTTCCAGCCCTTTGCGGTCACGCGGCAGCGCATCGGCATAGGTGTTGGCGGCGGACAGCACGATCAGGGGCGTCGAGCCGTGCGTCTCCTGCTTTGACACAGGTGGCTTGAACACCACGGGATTGTTTTGCAGAACCGATATCACGGTGTGCCAGTACGCAGGCTTCGACATGAGCGCCAGGTTCGCCGCGTTGAGCTTGGCGCTGGCGTGCGGATCAGGCTCACCGAGGCACTGGCTCAGTTCCTTATGGGTGGACGACAGTTCGTGCTTTTCGGCGGCAGCCTCGCACTGCCGAAGAAACGCGAACCGCTGTACCGAGAGGGTGTCCTCATCCTTCTGCCAGCCGGGGGCAAACTGGCCGATGTTCTGCGCGGGCGGATCAAGCAGGACCATCGCGCTCACGTCCGCCGGATAGCTGCTCGCGTATTGCCGAACGATGTTGCTGCCCAGCGAATGCCCCACCATCACCAGCGGCGTCGTAAGGCCGGCGCGCTGAATCAGTGCGTGCAGATCCGACACGTCGGCGTCGAGATCTCGCGGCATCGCCCCCTCGCTGCTAAAGCCGAACCCGGCCCGGTCGTACGCGCAGACGCGCGCGTGGGCTGCAATGAGTGGCTGCACCTTGAACCATGTGGAGGAATCGGCGACCGCGCCAGCCTCCAGCATGACGGTCTGCGGCCCGCTGCCCGAACAGCGCAGATTGAGGTAGTGGCCATGGCCAAGGTCGATCAGCTTCGCCGCGTGCGCATAGCTGTCCGGCATGCGCTGCGGCGTGGTGGCGTCGGTGGCTGTGGCCTGCCCATTTATCACGGCCAACAGAAAGGCGCCGCCCGCTTTCAGGTACATCCTGTTCAAGGTGTGTCTCCCGTCGATGGCCCGAGCAGGGCGCCGGGCAGGCCGCTTCATAGACTTGAAGCGGCGCAAGAAGTTCAGGGCGTTCGGGTCACTTGAGCAAAACGGGGCGGTTCATTTCATGAAATGGATACGCGAAACCGGAGTCACGCGAATATCGGATCAGCGTAGGGCATGGTAGCTATTGCCATGATTGTCGGTGCAAGGGTGAAGGCGGATTTTCTAGCCATCCTTCCCTCTCCAAACTCCTAACCGCTCTTTAGGCGACCGATGGACATCCCTGATGTTGTTAGCGGAAAAGTTTCCGCTTTGGGTCGAAAGCGGGCATTACGCTGCGCGCCAAGGGATGACCTTGGCAACCAACACGAATGCTATGTATGCGGCTGGCGTGGTTAGCACGCCCAGCCCGAAACGGGCCCAATAATTCGTGGGGCTTCGAAGAAAAGAGAGTGCCAGCCCTCCCAATGCAACCGCCAGATAGGGCGCGAAAGTCATCACCCACATTGCATAGAACGCAAAGATGTCTGACTTTTCCCTTGAAATAAGATAGCTAACCGCTATCGCGCCGTACAAACACAGCGCGGGAAAGAGCGCTCCAA is a genomic window containing:
- a CDS encoding alpha/beta hydrolase encodes the protein MYLKAGGAFLLAVINGQATATDATTPQRMPDSYAHAAKLIDLGHGHYLNLRCSGSGPQTVMLEAGAVADSSTWFKVQPLIAAHARVCAYDRAGFGFSSEGAMPRDLDADVSDLHALIQRAGLTTPLVMVGHSLGSNIVRQYASSYPADVSAMVLLDPPAQNIGQFAPGWQKDEDTLSVQRFAFLRQCEAAAEKHELSSTHKELSQCLGEPDPHASAKLNAANLALMSKPAYWHTVISVLQNNPVVFKPPVSKQETHGSTPLIVLSAANTYADALPRDRKGLEEARAHTQAQIVATSSRGTLAHVPDTSHDIQIDQPNAVAKAVMQALEMAQQSPR